From Bacillota bacterium, one genomic window encodes:
- a CDS encoding S8 family serine peptidase, with amino-acid sequence MRRFLFLSALFVICSAGIWWTVSGSGPGPAGENAGSYSSGVYLADSNAIPRLRRIPGVQVGEAVSRDRVLVRVRRPVSLPRGIEFKPYVVPDVPPEIKDAPARKTLLLNVVLFSQEDKKHIAKVVYAAGGTVIKGAGEEGTTLRVSLPAVSVEKLLHETAVLTVEAYEPPHFLSDRAAAVTGTAPSLVPGFITPQGLSGLGQIVGVADSGLDRGNLDDLHPDFKSTPGKMPKVVMLRSWSGGSTADTSGHGTHVSGIVAGTGAASGGDYRGVAPEASIYFQAITNADGEPDPPADLVSLFKPAYNAGVRVHVDGWGGGSNGYSSASSQIDRFCYYNPDFLPVFGAGNGGPAGKTLTSEANSKNALVVGASENPRPLLGYTDPDAVARISGRGPAGDGRMKPDLVAPGVGVIAPASRSAASNPSGNNTYMRQDGTSMSAAVGGGAAVLLREYLRGKEGYTTPPAALLKALLINGARPLEGSAGGGFGILDFAGTVIALREHTFRFASEEPGAGEGERIGYEVTVRDDDTPLKVTLCWTDPTALAGASPALVNDLDLVVEGPDGSRYLGNDFAKRGLPDRLNNVEQVSIQRPTPGRYKIFVTGVKVSRGTMSDGHIRQPFALVYGQPLKHEVVVTIADNTVKLANGGTIQTPQTAAAVLDGKAITPAQQAIIPGADLYLCPDGNKAYVVSQRQCLSPARFLETESGVVATKETPAIQDGGYLVRTPYVTVQRKNLPAESIPPGVRAVLKINPSTQEAWEAEADWVEKDGFLAILNASRISLIGGESYPLEPGYSIARETDPVGLDALDQVFGPPTVTADIPPGIPLKLHLDPQTQNVLHIAVRQKVISGFVEKVADDKLTLVDGRTYTFFPGARVFRGTTEESPDRLATGEHITGNVLDDRKGLLQVRVDTGIIYGQMLYSGAGGETLNVQDSTGNYRTLLIAPGACFYKGAVNLGSTILGSGQWLRVTMDSQGRVARVDVGEATGQMEGTVQSCQPERGLIVINDDNYRVSAGSIITKDGYPVDLEYIRAGEKVSLTFWKEDGAVPVALAIKSRNTEQAPALEVSPPVSGKPLTGRTGGTQLYLYRTDGRLPVEIGPTGEFSCPIDWTNQEPVRLVAADARTGGVSGLWVEPRSAKVFSDIGGHWAEKEVSALAADGLLAGYPDGSFKPDRIFTRVEFAALLSRFSKESVPAGPVPRDTPLWAREAVQDVVYNRLLPLFPDGSFRPSLPVDRATVAVALDSLLSGSIKPVDTPPYRDWATVPSRAREAVAGLYARGLMRGRSNGLFAPLAPLTRAEAAVVFCRSKNLNPES; translated from the coding sequence ATGCGGCGGTTTTTATTTTTGTCAGCCCTTTTTGTGATCTGTTCGGCCGGGATCTGGTGGACGGTATCCGGGTCGGGCCCGGGACCTGCCGGAGAGAACGCCGGGAGCTATAGCTCCGGGGTTTATCTCGCCGATTCGAATGCCATACCCCGGTTGAGACGCATTCCCGGGGTGCAGGTGGGGGAGGCGGTTTCGCGGGACCGGGTACTGGTCCGTGTGCGCCGTCCGGTTTCGCTCCCGCGCGGAATAGAGTTCAAGCCGTATGTGGTTCCGGACGTTCCCCCGGAAATAAAAGATGCTCCCGCCCGGAAAACACTACTTTTGAATGTCGTCCTCTTCTCTCAAGAAGACAAAAAACATATCGCGAAGGTCGTTTATGCCGCCGGCGGTACGGTCATAAAGGGTGCCGGGGAGGAAGGGACGACACTGCGCGTGAGTCTTCCCGCGGTGTCGGTTGAGAAGCTCTTGCACGAGACGGCGGTCTTGACAGTCGAGGCTTACGAACCGCCGCATTTCCTTTCCGACCGGGCGGCGGCGGTTACCGGAACGGCGCCGTCGCTTGTTCCCGGATTTATAACACCGCAGGGCCTGTCCGGTTTGGGGCAGATAGTGGGGGTGGCAGACAGCGGCCTTGACCGAGGAAACCTGGATGACCTTCACCCCGATTTCAAAAGCACCCCGGGAAAGATGCCGAAGGTGGTCATGCTGCGGTCCTGGTCCGGGGGGAGCACCGCCGACACCAGCGGACACGGCACGCACGTTTCCGGGATTGTTGCGGGAACCGGGGCGGCTTCGGGTGGGGATTACCGCGGTGTTGCCCCGGAGGCCAGCATCTACTTTCAAGCGATCACCAACGCCGACGGTGAGCCGGACCCGCCGGCGGACTTAGTTTCGCTGTTCAAACCCGCTTACAACGCCGGGGTGCGCGTACACGTCGACGGCTGGGGCGGCGGATCAAACGGCTATTCATCCGCCTCATCGCAGATCGACCGTTTTTGCTATTACAACCCCGACTTCCTGCCCGTTTTCGGCGCGGGTAACGGCGGCCCGGCCGGGAAAACCCTTACAAGCGAAGCTAACAGTAAAAACGCCCTGGTCGTCGGAGCGAGCGAGAACCCGCGGCCCCTCCTGGGGTATACCGATCCCGATGCGGTGGCCCGCATTTCCGGTCGGGGGCCGGCGGGGGACGGGCGGATGAAGCCCGATCTGGTGGCGCCGGGGGTAGGGGTGATCGCCCCGGCTTCGCGCAGTGCGGCGTCCAACCCTTCCGGTAACAATACTTACATGCGCCAGGACGGTACGAGCATGTCCGCGGCGGTGGGCGGCGGGGCCGCGGTGCTGCTGCGTGAGTACCTGCGCGGGAAAGAAGGTTATACCACGCCGCCGGCGGCGCTTCTCAAAGCGCTTTTAATCAACGGCGCGCGGCCTCTTGAAGGGTCGGCGGGCGGCGGTTTCGGCATCCTGGATTTCGCCGGTACGGTCATTGCTTTAAGGGAACACACATTCCGGTTTGCTTCCGAAGAACCGGGAGCAGGGGAGGGGGAGCGAATCGGATACGAAGTGACGGTGCGGGATGACGACACGCCCCTGAAAGTGACCCTTTGCTGGACTGATCCGACGGCTCTCGCCGGGGCGTCGCCGGCTTTGGTCAACGACCTCGACCTGGTGGTGGAGGGGCCGGACGGCAGCCGTTACCTGGGGAACGACTTTGCGAAACGGGGCCTGCCGGACCGGCTGAATAACGTGGAGCAGGTCAGCATACAACGCCCCACACCGGGCCGGTACAAAATATTCGTGACCGGTGTTAAGGTAAGCCGAGGGACGATGTCCGACGGGCATATCCGGCAGCCTTTCGCTCTTGTTTACGGACAGCCGCTTAAACACGAGGTAGTGGTTACTATTGCGGACAATACGGTGAAACTTGCGAATGGCGGAACAATACAGACGCCGCAAACGGCGGCGGCTGTTTTAGACGGTAAAGCGATTACACCCGCGCAGCAGGCGATTATCCCGGGCGCGGACCTGTATCTTTGCCCCGACGGAAACAAGGCTTATGTAGTAAGCCAAAGACAATGTCTGTCGCCGGCACGTTTCCTTGAAACGGAGTCCGGAGTCGTAGCGACAAAGGAAACGCCGGCCATTCAAGACGGGGGGTATCTCGTCCGGACGCCATACGTGACCGTACAGAGGAAAAACTTGCCCGCAGAGTCGATACCGCCGGGAGTCAGGGCTGTTTTGAAGATCAACCCGTCGACTCAGGAGGCGTGGGAGGCCGAAGCCGACTGGGTGGAGAAGGATGGATTCCTGGCGATTTTGAATGCGAGCCGTATTTCGCTTATCGGCGGGGAAAGCTATCCGCTTGAACCGGGGTACTCCATAGCCCGTGAAACCGACCCGGTGGGGCTCGACGCGCTGGACCAGGTTTTCGGCCCGCCCACTGTGACCGCAGATATTCCTCCCGGGATTCCGCTCAAGCTCCACCTGGACCCGCAGACTCAGAATGTGCTACATATAGCGGTGCGCCAGAAAGTAATTTCCGGCTTTGTGGAAAAAGTGGCGGATGATAAACTGACTCTGGTCGACGGCCGGACGTATACGTTTTTCCCCGGGGCGCGTGTTTTTCGGGGAACCACCGAGGAATCCCCGGACCGGCTGGCGACCGGGGAACACATCACGGGAAACGTTCTGGATGACCGGAAAGGGTTGCTCCAGGTCCGGGTCGATACGGGGATTATATACGGGCAGATGCTTTATTCCGGTGCAGGAGGGGAAACGCTTAACGTTCAGGACAGCACCGGGAATTACCGGACCTTGCTGATCGCTCCGGGGGCCTGCTTTTATAAAGGCGCTGTTAATCTCGGATCGACCATACTCGGCTCCGGTCAGTGGTTGCGTGTGACCATGGATTCGCAGGGACGGGTGGCGCGCGTAGATGTCGGTGAAGCGACGGGGCAGATGGAAGGCACGGTACAAAGCTGCCAGCCCGAACGCGGGCTGATAGTAATTAACGATGATAATTACCGTGTCAGTGCGGGGAGCATCATTACCAAAGACGGTTATCCCGTCGATCTGGAGTACATCCGGGCCGGCGAAAAGGTATCGCTCACTTTCTGGAAAGAAGATGGTGCGGTTCCTGTCGCTCTGGCGATTAAATCGCGAAATACAGAGCAGGCGCCGGCCTTGGAGGTTTCCCCGCCGGTCTCCGGGAAGCCGCTGACCGGTCGGACCGGGGGAACGCAGCTTTACCTCTACCGGACGGATGGACGCTTGCCGGTGGAAATAGGGCCCACTGGCGAATTTTCCTGCCCGATTGACTGGACAAATCAGGAACCGGTGCGTCTGGTCGCGGCAGACGCCCGCACAGGCGGGGTCAGCGGTCTGTGGGTAGAACCGCGCAGCGCGAAGGTGTTTAGCGATATCGGCGGGCACTGGGCGGAAAAAGAGGTATCGGCGCTGGCCGCCGACGGCCTCCTTGCCGGTTATCCCGACGGAAGTTTTAAACCTGACAGGATATTTACCAGGGTGGAGTTTGCGGCGCTGTTATCGCGTTTTTCGAAGGAAAGCGTTCCGGCAGGCCCCGTGCCCCGTGATACGCCGCTCTGGGCGCGTGAAGCCGTTCAGGATGTGGTTTACAACAGGCTGCTGCCGCTTTTCCCCGACGGAAGCTTCCGGCCGTCGCTACCGGTGGACAGAGCGACGGTGGCGGTGGCTCTCGATTCACTCCTTAGCGGCAGCATTAAGCCCGTCGATACGCCGCCGTACCGGGATTGGGCGACGGTGCCTTCACGGGCCAGGGAAGCGGTGGCCGGGCTCTATGCCCGCGGTTTGATGCGCGGGCGGTCGAACGGCCTTTTTGCTCCGCTGGCGCCTCTAACCAGGGCCGAGGCGGCGGTTGTTTTTTGCCGTTCAAAAAACCTTAACCCAGAATCTTAG
- a CDS encoding sigma-70 family RNA polymerase sigma factor, with product MVDVKALVTKAQDGDSEAFEQLVLMYQDRVYGLCYRMSGNYADAQDLAQEAFVRAYRALGKFRLEADFGTYLHKIAVNLCISFRQRNHNELSLDDPVSTEEGPLTRQVADRGQQPEEMVEESEFRNLIREGLSTLAREHQAVLVLREMEALSYEEIAVSLGVAPGTVKSRLSRAREALKKSVSQLASKKGLDLPGIKVR from the coding sequence TTGGTTGACGTAAAGGCGCTGGTCACTAAGGCGCAAGACGGCGACAGTGAGGCGTTCGAACAGCTGGTCTTGATGTACCAGGACCGCGTTTACGGGCTCTGTTACCGGATGTCGGGTAACTACGCCGACGCACAGGATCTGGCACAAGAAGCCTTTGTCAGGGCGTACCGGGCGTTAGGAAAGTTCCGCTTGGAGGCTGATTTCGGGACCTACCTTCATAAGATCGCTGTGAACCTTTGTATCAGTTTCCGGCAGCGGAATCACAACGAACTCTCCCTCGACGACCCGGTATCGACCGAAGAAGGACCTCTCACCCGCCAGGTGGCGGACAGAGGCCAACAACCGGAAGAGATGGTGGAAGAATCAGAGTTTCGCAATCTGATTCGGGAAGGATTATCCACACTGGCGCGGGAGCATCAAGCGGTGCTGGTTCTGCGAGAAATGGAAGCGCTGAGTTACGAAGAAATAGCCGTCTCGCTCGGCGTGGCGCCGGGCACGGTTAAATCCCGGTTAAGCAGGGCTCGTGAGGCACTAAAGAAATCTGTCAGCCAGTTAGCCAGTAAAAAGGGGCTCGACCTGCCCGGGATAAAAGTTAGGTGA
- a CDS encoding glycosyltransferase family 2 protein, whose product MQRFKKGKRNMRQGFFMLQRILKKRDSIARRQRKLPKGVFGVINSIGVSQITRVLVIIPAYNEASTVGNVVAQAKAALPGGEVLVVNDGSVDGTASVARAAGARVLTLPFNLGIGGAVQGGYRYALRYGYDVAVQIDADGQHDPADLPKLIGPVESGQADLVVGSRFVASNGYKAPYARRAGMIILSWAVSLLTGRRFRDTTSGYRSAGRRAIAAFAAHYPADYPEPESLVAARRLGFKVIEVPVGMRPRQAGFSSITPWRAVYYIIKVLLAVFVSAFRRKEGAPYEW is encoded by the coding sequence ATGCAGCGCTTCAAAAAGGGAAAGCGCAATATGCGGCAGGGATTTTTCATGCTGCAGCGAATCCTGAAGAAAAGAGACTCTATCGCCCGCAGACAAAGAAAATTGCCGAAAGGTGTCTTCGGAGTTATTAATAGTATTGGGGTGTCACAAATTACCAGGGTATTGGTCATTATTCCGGCGTATAATGAGGCTTCAACGGTCGGAAACGTGGTGGCTCAGGCAAAGGCCGCTTTGCCCGGAGGGGAAGTTCTGGTGGTGAACGACGGGTCCGTCGACGGCACCGCTTCCGTGGCCCGGGCGGCCGGCGCGAGGGTGCTGACGCTTCCGTTCAACCTCGGCATCGGCGGGGCGGTTCAGGGCGGTTACCGTTACGCTCTCCGGTACGGGTACGATGTCGCCGTGCAGATAGACGCCGACGGGCAGCACGACCCCGCAGATCTTCCGAAACTTATCGGGCCGGTTGAATCTGGTCAAGCCGATCTTGTGGTAGGGTCACGGTTCGTGGCGTCAAACGGCTATAAGGCGCCATACGCCCGGCGTGCGGGAATGATAATCCTCTCGTGGGCGGTATCGCTTTTAACCGGGCGTCGGTTCCGGGACACCACATCCGGCTACAGGTCCGCGGGCCGGCGTGCGATCGCCGCATTCGCCGCACATTATCCGGCGGATTACCCGGAGCCGGAAAGCCTGGTGGCAGCCAGGCGGCTGGGTTTTAAGGTGATCGAGGTACCGGTGGGGATGCGGCCCCGCCAGGCGGGGTTTTCTTCGATTACTCCGTGGCGCGCGGTTTATTACATAATTAAGGTGTTGCTGGCCGTCTTTGTCAGCGCCTTCCGCAGGAAGGAGGGGGCGCCCTATGAGTGGTAG
- a CDS encoding DUF2304 domain-containing protein, whose product MSGSGAVYLFTVGVSAALLYLILDLIRRRHLKEKYALLWLATAMVLLIFAANRSLVEVLAQVLGIYYAPSALFLLGFLFLLALNLQYSVALSRQSERVVRLAQEVALLRQQLEELSAGGAGHCHLKNQDR is encoded by the coding sequence ATGAGTGGTAGCGGCGCGGTTTACCTCTTCACCGTGGGTGTGAGCGCCGCATTGCTTTATTTGATACTGGACCTGATAAGGCGCCGCCACCTCAAGGAAAAGTACGCGCTTCTGTGGCTGGCAACTGCCATGGTGCTCCTGATTTTTGCGGCGAACCGCAGTCTGGTGGAGGTACTGGCTCAGGTCCTGGGGATATACTACGCGCCTTCCGCCCTTTTCCTGCTGGGTTTTCTCTTTTTATTGGCGCTTAATCTACAGTATTCCGTGGCGCTTTCGCGTCAGAGTGAGCGGGTGGTGCGCCTTGCCCAGGAGGTCGCGCTTTTGCGACAGCAGTTGGAGGAGCTGTCCGCAGGAGGCGCCGGACACTGTCATCTCAAAAACCAGGACCGGTAA